In Halobacteriovorax marinus SJ, the following proteins share a genomic window:
- a CDS encoding ParA family protein, with protein sequence MNETYYSLKKVASIFGGPELKEEIVKLEESGQIPAQEKYRSGALYRKGFKESDLPLIGEKIGFFKKFNRPVSLCVFTTKGGVLKSTLALNLARTAALHGLKTCVVGLDIQGDVTTALGFDDGIEDSGDLNYILEKLNRTKGLSDVFSNSVRLNETIVSTDNENLFLIPETPELVALNDSLSNINRREFWLKEKVVDPLKQHFDLVVMDCSPNWNKLTTNALVACDALVSPLECKINNFRNFRVFSKFLQEFKDEMRMDFESIFVPTRYSLNRKLSQDILEWYRENVPGCIAGAVRESVSGEEATAMNKSLIEHCPGKNVANEMTEVLKEVHQRVSILTESESPQSYAQFSGRVNSNDNHQIGTENLWR encoded by the coding sequence GTGAATGAGACTTATTACTCTCTAAAGAAAGTAGCCTCTATTTTTGGAGGTCCCGAGCTCAAGGAAGAGATTGTAAAGCTAGAGGAATCTGGCCAAATTCCTGCTCAAGAAAAATATAGATCTGGTGCCCTCTATCGCAAGGGCTTTAAAGAAAGTGACCTTCCTCTCATTGGTGAGAAGATTGGCTTTTTTAAAAAATTCAATAGACCAGTAAGCTTATGTGTATTTACAACTAAAGGTGGGGTTCTAAAGAGTACCCTCGCTCTTAACTTGGCCCGCACCGCCGCCCTTCACGGACTCAAGACTTGCGTTGTTGGCCTTGATATTCAAGGAGATGTAACGACAGCATTAGGCTTTGATGATGGAATAGAGGACTCTGGGGATTTAAATTATATACTAGAGAAGTTAAATAGAACTAAAGGTCTCTCAGATGTTTTTTCAAACTCTGTAAGACTTAATGAAACTATTGTCTCCACTGATAATGAGAATCTCTTCTTAATTCCTGAGACGCCGGAGTTAGTGGCCTTAAATGACTCTTTAAGTAATATAAATAGAAGAGAGTTCTGGTTAAAAGAAAAGGTCGTCGACCCTCTAAAGCAACATTTTGACTTAGTTGTGATGGATTGTTCACCTAATTGGAATAAGCTCACTACAAACGCTTTAGTGGCCTGTGATGCTTTAGTTTCTCCCCTTGAGTGCAAGATCAATAACTTTAGAAACTTTAGAGTCTTTTCAAAATTCTTACAGGAATTTAAAGATGAGATGAGAATGGACTTTGAATCAATCTTTGTTCCAACTCGCTATAGTTTAAATCGTAAATTAAGTCAGGATATTCTCGAATGGTATCGTGAGAATGTTCCAGGTTGTATTGCAGGTGCAGTGAGAGAGAGTGTTTCTGGTGAGGAAGCAACAGCGATGAATAAGTCCTTAATTGAGCATTGTCCTGGGAAGAATGTTGCCAATGAAATGACCGAAGTTTTAAAGGAAGTTCATCAGCGAGTAAGTATTCTTACTGAAAGTGAGAGTCCACAGAGCTATGCCCAATTTAGTGGGAGAGTGAATTCAAATGATAACCATCAAATAGGAACAGAGAATTTATGGCGTTAA